CCAATCAACAACAACCCATCGAGTGTTAGCCCATAAATGTGTGAACGATGTGTTGGATGGAACTCTTGCGCTGCTCGATACATGTAGCAATGCACAAGATGTTTTATTGCAGGTGAAAGAATGTACACAAGATCTTCAATTGTCTCTCCGCAGAAGAAGAACTAGAGATTACGGTCATCTGATTGACATTGATGTTGAGAAATATACAAACTCcaaaaagaaagtgattaaagCAATCAACAAGTGCCTTAAGGACTTAAAAAGAACGGAGAATAGACGGTCTTTCTCCATGCTAATAGAGAAGGATCCAGACACTGTCGCCATCATTAGTGTATTCAGAGAAGTTCAATCCATCACCATGTCCACGTTTGAATCTCTATTTTCGACCTTGTTATCTGGGTTGGGATCATCTTCGAAGAAGCCTGCATTGAGGGGCTGGGCTTTGGTTTCGAAACTGATGCATACTACAAAATGTGTAGAAATGAACAAGAAAGGGGATGAAGAGACTACTACTGGTATGTGTGAAATCGAAAAATTGGATGTTGCGTTAAACACCTTCATGATTAGTTGTAAGAATTCTATGGAAGCTGTGGTAGAGCATAGTGTTCAAAATGTGCAGAAAAGATCGACGGAAGTGGAATTGAGTATTGAGGCAGTGGAATTTGGGTTGGAACTGGTTTTCAAAAGCTTAATCAAAACACGAGTTTCACTTCTCAACATCTTAAGCAGCAATAACTGATTAAAGCAGTACTAGCTAAAGTCTGTCAATATTTAGCATATAATGTAAATGATAGTGTGTAGAAATCTAATGTAACAGTTGGCACATAAATGTGAAAATCTATCGGGTTTACCGTTTCCCACACTCTCTTTATCTCTAAAAAATACATTTACTTGGATTGTGTTTGCTGGTCTCTCGTATGTATCAGATCGTTGATGCTGGCAAACAGCTTAATGCCTATCCGCCGGCCTATATTAGTCAAACTCTTACAGTTGAAAGCGCACATGATTTTTCCTAGGCTTATATAAATAACCTTGCAATTCAGCATTATACTTGTAAAACAACTAATTAAGAGTCTACAATGTTAAATTATCCATGTTGGCCAACACATCATACAGTAATTCCCTTATCTGCGGACGCTAAACAGAACAGCCAACGTAGTTTTTAACTTATTAGCTCATCGTAATGACAGATCTATGTAATATGTAATAGAATGAATATTATCTTTTTACCGTATTTAGAATAAGGAGAATGATCTCCGACTTAATTATTGTAATTTCCAAAAGAtattatgattttgatataaAGTTGAATCTTGGAGAAGATAATTCGGGAAGGAAACCTTTCCCAAATCCAAGATGGTATCAGCCCCCTCTACGATCCTATTTTCTCTAAACCATTGAAATCAATGGCGACGGAACAACTGAAGCTCACAGACATTGCCGAGGCATATAGCTCCATGCATCTACAACAACCTGATGATGCTTTCTACATGGATACCGGTGCTACATCGCACCTTACTGCAGATCCAGGTAATATACACAACGTTTTCAATTCTAGCAATGTACGATctatcttagttggcaatggcaATAGTATTCCAGTTACTGCTAGTGGTACCAAGTTCATAACCCTTCCCTCTCGTACTCTTCAACTCAAAAATACCCTTGTTGTTCCCGATATTATCAAAAACTTAGTTTCCGTTCGTaagttcaccactgataatcgtgtgtatgttgagtttgatccttatggtttttctgtgaaagatctgAGTTCGAGGAAAATTATCCTTCGATGTAATAGTTCCGGGGAGCTCTACCCTATCACCAACTCTGCCGTGCCACCTATAAAATCGTCCCAGTCTCCCCAATTTCTCTTGCTGCTTTCTCTCCAGATATTTGGCATAGTCGCCTCGGCCACCCTGGCAAGGCCATTTTAGATGTCTTACGTTCCAATAAATCTATTCAATGTAATAAGCATAATTCTTCTGCACTTTCTCAttcttgtcaagttagtaaacatgttcgatTGCCATTTTATGAATCTAATTCCAATATTTTTGCACCTTTTGATATCATTCATAGCGATTTATGGACCTCTCCATTACATATCGATACCGGTTTTCGCTATTATCTTATCTTGCTGGATGATTTCACCAATTATCTTTGGGTTTATCCTCTAAAATTTAAATCCCAAGTCTATGACAAATTTTTGGAATTTCGATCTCTTGTTCAAACACAATTTGAGCGCAAAATTAAAAGTTTTCAATGCGACATGGGACGTGAAGTTGACAAATCTTCTTTTCACAATTTTGCTCGTACTAATGGTCTAGTTTTTCGCTTCTCTTGCCCCCAAACTTCCTCTCAAAATGGCAAGGCCGAACGTATGATACGCCGTGTCAATAATATCACCCGCACCCTTATGTCTCACGCTTTCGTTCCACCAAAATTTTGGGTCTATTATCTCCTCATGGCTGTTTATCTTCATAATATTCTTCCTacaaaaatcctaaatttttCCTCTCCCGTGTCTATTCTCTATCAACGTCAACCAACATATGACCATCTTCGTacttttggttgtctttgctatCCAAATCTCTCCTCCAAAACTCCTCACAAACTTGCACCCCGATCCACTAAATGTGTTTTCCTTGGTTTTCCTCCCAACCATCGTGGATACTGCTGCCTTGATCTTGCTACAAACAAAATCATCATTTCCCGTCATGTGACTTTTGACGAGAACGTTTTTCCTTTCACTAATCCTCCAACACCCTTATCCGAAAATGaattctcttcttctcctcttcatTCCCCCTATATTTCCTACAATCCTCCTCCTACCAATCCCACTCCACATCCCTACACACCACCCCACCGGCGTTTTAAAAACTTCACCAACTGCCCCTCTAATGACCGTACAACTTCCGCCTGTTCACCTTCGTCTCCTGTACCTAATCCATACATCCCAGCACAGAGACATCCCGCCACCTCCTGCTTCCACTGTTCATGTTCCCACTGCCACTCCAACCACTTCCCAACACTTACGGCCACCTCATGCTTCCCTGCCACCTCCTGCTTCCAATCTCCAATCCACAGCAAATCGTCCCACTCCCACTCCCACCACTTCCCAGCACATACTACCATCTCCTGCTACAACTCCCACTAGTACTACTACAACACCTTCCATCCGAATCCCAGTCCCCACTACTACTACAACACCTTCCACCCCTATCTCCGTCCCCACTACTACTCCTACTACACGTCCCTTCACCTTCCACTCCCCTATACAGCAAACTCCATCCACTTCTTTCCAATCCACTCCACTACGTCTCTTTAACTTCCCTTCTCTGACCACTGCTCCTCTCCACCTACTAGTACTTCTCCTACACCTTCTCCCTCCATAACTGCTACAAATCCACCCACAACTGCCCCTCCACCCTCTACTCAATCTCCAAGTTCCCCTCCTGCTCCTTCACGGCATGTGACTAGAGTTCCCCGTGGCATTTACAAACCAATCCACTGACTCAATCTTCATGTCCAAACTTTACGACATATCTCCCCAATTCCTCGCTCTCACTTGTATGTTCTTAGGGATATAAATTGGAATGCCGCCATGAAAGATGAGTACAATGCTATGTTGGAAACTAATACGTGGGAACTTGTACCACGACTACGTGATGCTCATGTTATTCGTTTCATGTGGCTATTTCGTCACAAATATAATGCCGATGGTTCTTTGCAGCGACACAAGGCTCGTTTTGTTGCTAATGGTAAATCTCAGCAGGTTGGGGTTGATTgttttgaaacgtttagtccggttgtgaAACCTGCTACTATTCGTACTGTTCTTACTATTGCTACTTCGCGTTCTTGGCCAATTCATCAACTAGATGTTAAAAATGCTTTTCTCCATGGTGATCTGACCGAGACAGTTTATATGCATCAGCCTCCGGGATTTGTTGATCCTGATCACCCTGATTACGTATGTCGACTACGCAGATCGCTATATGGTCTCAAGCAGGCTCCTCGGGCGTGGTTTCAGAGGTTTGCcaaatttattactaattgtggtttTCGTGGTAGTATGTGTGATCCATTTCTCTTTGTTTATCAATCCGGCTCAGATACAACATATTTACtgctatatgtagatgatattgttTTGACTGCCTCTAACAATAGTCTTCTACACCGCTTCATTGATTTGATGAAACGGGAATTTGCCATGTCTGACCTTGGACCGCTACATCATTTTCTGGGTATTAGTGTCACTCGATCATCTTCAGGGTTATATTTGTCTCAGTCATTATATGCTCAAGACATCATTGCTCGTGCCTCCATGACACAATGTAACCCAGTGGCTGCTCCGGTCGACACCAACTCCAAACTCAATGCTACTTCAGGTCATGCGGTTAAGGATCCTACTCTATACAGAAGCCTAGCTGGAGCTTTACAGTACCTCACCTTCACCAGGCCACACATCTCATACGCGGTTCAACAGGTATGCTTATTCATGCACGACCCCAGAGAGCCTCACATGCAGGCCCTTAAGAGGATCATTCGCTATCTTCAGGGAACAATTCATCACGGTTTGTTTATCTCGGTCTCCACTACTTCTGGATTAACggcatactctgatgctgattgggcgggaTGTCCTGATTCTCGCCGATCGACTTCGGGTTACTGTGTCTTTCTTGGTGACAACCTCGTCTCCTGGTCATCTAAACGTCAGGCAACAGTTTCTCGATccagtgctgaagctgaatacCGGGGTGTAGCAAATGCTGTCGCTGAAACTACATGGCTTCGCAACCTCCTTCTAGAGATTCATCTTCCTCTACGACGTGCTACTATCGTATATTGTGATAATGTGAGTGCGATTTATATGTCTGGAGACCCTGTTCAACATCAACGCACCAAGCATGTGGAAATTGATATACACTTTGTACGTGAACGCGTTCGTATTGGTGACATTCATGTTCTTCACGTCCCCTCTGAAAACCAGTATGATGACATCTTCACCAAGGGACTTCCTCGTCAGCTATTTGTTCGTTTTCGGTCTAGTCTTAGCGTTTGCTCTTCTCCCGTttagactaagggggtgtaatagaatgAATATTATCTTCTTACCGTATTTAGAATAAGGAGAATGATCTCCGACTTAATTATTGTAATTCCCAAAAGAtattatgattttgatataaAGTTGAATTCTGGAGAAGATAACTCGGGAAGGAAACCTTTCCCAAATCCAAGACTATGGAAGTCGATCACATTTAACTGCCTTTTGCAGCAGCAAAAGGAGACTAATTAGACTTACGACCCATTTCATCACATCCTCACATGGTTACTGGATCAAAGCCATGACTCTAAGCCAAACTAGCTACCAAATTGGGGTTGTCCATTTATGAGTGCGTGTTTTATTTAACGCACACGGGTAGTGTATACTTTAATACTGATTTTAATTTGTGCAGAAATATATGTCACCAGTGTCTGATGGTAAGTTGGCGAACCGTTGGAATCATTGCCAGCCTAGCTAGCTTGAATGAGTGCTCGAATTTCCATTTATTCAAGTCCGAGTCAATTCATTCGTGCGCATATCATTATTGGCTTCAGTTTTACTCACTCTTTATCTGTTTCCATAGCAAAAGAGGAGGAAAGGAAAGCTTACCTGTTCATTTATGTAACTGAACAACTGTAGGCTGCAGGACCACTCTCTTACTTTGAAAGAAGTCTGCAGGACCACTCTAGATATATATCTGTAACAACATGACCAACCCGCAGATCACCTTCAGCTGCAACAGATAACAACCGGATTAATAATCAAATTGATGGTCAATTGGAAAACTCATCCAGTTCCAACTCAAATTTGGTAAGCCACGATGTTATATCTTAATCCCGAAGCGAATGTGTGAGGATAAGTTACATAGTTCGGCGTATAACGAATTTCCCAGCTCAATTTCAAGCTCATAAAATGTTATACCTCCATCCATTGCTGATTACACATTTAGGTGTTTTTTTACGTGCATCGGTATTCGGTACACCCTTCAAAAAAGTCATTTTTTGTTTGCTGGTGAAAGTTGACCTTGTTGACTGATCACCAAGTTGATCAAGTTGGCCAGCAAATGCAAATATTGCTTCTTTTGTTTGCTAGTGAACAAGGTCAACTTGTTCACAAGTTGCAAAATGATATCTTAAACACTGTCATGGAATTTTCATACTTGGACAAGATTAAGGGGAAAAAGTAAATTGATAAAAACATGAAAGAATCAAAGAGAAAATGAAATTTGGGCAAGATTTAATCTAGAAATTTATTTGATTTGCATGTTCTATACATAGTATCTATATCTTCTACTTAGTATAAACAGGACAAATATAATCCATAGGCatttccttgtaaacaaaagtgagGATGCTAATGGAGATGATTCTACTTAATTAGTAGCTGAGAATGTTTAGAAGTGAAACTCTATGTCTCATCAAATGCCTAAACACACACTCCAATCCATCTTCAAAACCTTGAATGCTTATTTCCAAATCCACCAATTGCTTCTGCACTTCCCTGATGCCAATCTCTTTGCATGACAAGCTTTTCAATGCAACTTCAACCTTCTCAAATTCGCTAACACCCGCTACCTTCTCTTGACTATTGAAACTTTTAGTGTGCATCATTTTTGAAACCAACGACCAACCTCTTCGGGCTTTAGATCCGATTGAGAGAGACAATATTGACTCAAAGATCGAATGAGTGATTCCTTCAACTTGTCTGATAATCGAAGCGACTTCAGGCTCTTCTTCTAACAAAGCAGAGttgttgttctcaatttttctCAGATCTCCCAAGCATTTGTTAATCACCTTGTTCACCTTCTTTCTGGAAGAGTTATATGTAGCCACTTCACTTACAACAGATTCTCCACATTTTCGTCTACGCAAAGCTGATTCAAGTTCTTGTACAGACTCCTTCATTTCCAACAAAACATCCCTAGTAGTACCACACACATCAACCAACATGAGAGACTCATCCAACGCTTGGTCAACCCATTTTGAGTTTCTGTCCTGACCAGTGAGGGCTTGCTGCGTCAATGGCAATTGAAGCAAATCCTCAACACATTCATACAAGTTGTTGAGATCAATCAGATCGTGACATATAGATGAAGATGATGCCGATGGAGAGGGTCTAACAGCTTCTGAGCTCCTTAGTCTGCAGAGAAGCTCCTCCGCCTTTGATACTGTGGGATGAGATATTGATGGCAAACTTCTAGACCTTGCATGAGATGAATTTCTGCGCATTGTGGTTGAGgtagtcattttttttttttttgcaggaggTGCTAGTTGCTGTATGTAAAACTATCGATTCAGTGTTGCTGTGTTGGTGATAGATGAGAGAAATGGAGCCTAATACATAGGTACACAAGCGCAGATAAGAGCCAGCAACATCAATGTGCTGTCATATGATTAAACTTAATTAATTCTACTTTGCACATTGATTGCCCATTTATTTAACAAACTTGTGGGTATGGCTGCGTGTGTGAGCATGAACGTGTTCGAAGTTCAAACACTCATGCTCGCACGAGTGGCGTGGGGGCAGATTATGGTCACAGTTGCATAATTCATGAGATTATCACAGGACCACATCCCTTAGTATTTCAGTTTCTGGTATAACTAATTAGTTCGCAGAATGAAAACCTATCTTTCACATCAATCACCTAACAGGTTTAATCTCCATTAaatgattcaaagaaaaaaaaaatcaagcaatAATCTCTTTATTCATAAATAGTCTTGAAGCGTAGCCGAATTTAATCCACACACATAATTTTCAGAGAAACAACTGGAATCATGACAGGGTGGAGTAGTTCTATCATTATTAATCATCATTTTTAGGGTCTGACTTTCCTTCGTAGTTTTGATATCGAAAAGAGAAGGATTTTCAATCAATATTATGGAAGTTCAGTACAAGATTATAGCGTCAGAGTTTAGCCTTTTCGACGCGTTATGGTCACTGTTGTAGTGTTGCGTGAGGTGAACCGATTTTCCCATAATGGTGACTCTCTAATCCTCCCATCTCAACTTGGAGGTCTAAATTCCATATTTTTGTAACGAAAGCTGTTTTGAGCTGTACCtaacaaaatagggtcactaggtTGTAAAACCTATTACCCTTTATCACCATTTTATTAGTGATAGCGGTTACGTCCTTATCTAAGCTAATGTTAATAAAAATGATTAATTGGTAGTGTTagtgttttgagtttttttttattgaaaggaATCTAGATTAAGTTCATTCAGTCAGGTTAACCACCTGGCGAGCACAACGTCTTACAAAGTCAACATTGTCAGTGAATAACTCTCTTAAGTCAAAGTTCAGAGGATTAGAGTTATAGTTTGAGTGAGGCTATCTCGTGTATTTTTGGCAACCACATTTTCCTTAGGGAATTACATTCAAGCTTGCGAAAATACGAAATATAATCTACATAGTGATCTATCAGATCATTGTTGGACTGGTATTGAAAgttgctccattt
This is a stretch of genomic DNA from Papaver somniferum cultivar HN1 chromosome 1, ASM357369v1, whole genome shotgun sequence. It encodes these proteins:
- the LOC113349776 gene encoding uncharacterized protein LOC113349776, translated to MVISSLKPKTPFHARSISFPSRSNNPLTLPVEEQIFKLKSSSSLSDEAASTRSPLASMCHNLSGLKDLFDCIDQDLLQSTTTHRVLAHKCVNDVLDGTLALLDTCSNAQDVLLQVKECTQDLQLSLRRRRTRDYGHLIDIDVEKYTNSKKKVIKAINKCLKDLKRTENRRSFSMLIEKDPDTVAIISVFREVQSITMSTFESLFSTLLSGLGSSSKKPALRGWALVSKLMHTTKCVEMNKKGDEETTTGMCEIEKLDVALNTFMISCKNSMEAVVEHSVQNVQKRSTEVELSIEAVEFGLELVFKSLIKTRVSLLNILSSNN
- the LOC113349789 gene encoding uncharacterized protein LOC113349789 is translated as MTTSTTMRRNSSHARSRSLPSISHPTVSKAEELLCRLRSSEAVRPSPSASSSSICHDLIDLNNLYECVEDLLQLPLTQQALTGQDRNSKWVDQALDESLMLVDVCGTTRDVLLEMKESVQELESALRRRKCGESVVSEVATYNSSRKKVNKVINKCLGDLRKIENNNSALLEEEPEVASIIRQVEGITHSIFESILSLSIGSKARRGWSLVSKMMHTKSFNSQEKVAGVSEFEKVEVALKSLSCKEIGIREVQKQLVDLEISIQGFEDGLECVFRHLMRHRVSLLNILSY